The Halobacterium hubeiense genome contains the following window.
GCGTGGGCACGTCCTCCAGCGGCCCGAGCTGGGCGTAGCCGGCGTTGTTCACGAGACAGTCCAGCCGGCCGTGCTCCTCGACGACCTCCTCGACGACGTTCCGGCACTGCGCGGGCTTCGTGACGTCGAGTTCGGCGGTCTCGCAGCCCGCCTCGGCGAGCGCCGCGAGGTCGTCGGTGTCCCGCGCGGTCGCGACGACCGTCCACTCCTCGGCGAGCAGCGAGCGGGCGGTCGCCGCGCCGATGCCCGACGAACACCCGGTGATGAGAGCGACCTTCTCCATGCCCGATGCGTCGTGGCCCCCGCAGTTAAAGGGTCGAGTCGTCGGCGTCAGTCCTTCAGGTCGTCGGCGTACTGGTCGGCGAGCCGGGTCGGCGCGGGGAGCTTGTACCCCGTACAGGTCGCTTCCACGACGTCCACGGTGGTCTCGGCGCTGACGCGGTGGCCGGGGCTCACGATGAGGGGGTTGACGTGGCGCTGCTCGGGATTGGGGTACTGCCGGGACTGGTAGGCGTACCCGACGACGGTGCCGTCGGGTACGTCCATCGAGTCGTCGGCCTCGATGGCGACGCGCGCGCCTTCCGGCAGCGGGTCGTCCAGCGGCTCACGGGGCGTCCCGCAGAGCAGGTTCTTCGCCACACCAACGGCAGGCACGTCGAAGAGCACGCCCACGTGCGTCGCGAGGCCGGCCTGACGGAAGTGGATGCGGCCGCTCCCGTCGAGCACGAGCACGTCCGGCTCGACGGACAGCGATTCGAGCGCGTCCACGATGGCGTCGCCCTCGCGGAACGCCAACAGCCCGGGAATGTAGGGGAGTTCCAGTTCCGCGCGGCCGGCGGCGCGCTCGACGACGCGGCCGTCCCGAATCGCGACCGCGGCGCTCACGGAGTAGTCGTCCCCGACGAACGCCTGGTCGACGCCGACGACCACGGGCGCGTCGCCGTCGGTGAGCGTCACCTGTTCGCCGACGCTCTCGGCGGCGGTCGGCGCGTCCGTCGGCGACTCCCCGAGTTCGACGTCCGCGACGTCGAAGCCGAAGTCGTCCTCGAAGGACGCTGTCGCGGCTATCTCGCGCTGGAGGTCCTCCATCTCCTCGCGGGAGCGGTCCGGGTCCGGGAGGAACTCGGGTCGGACGACCTCCATGTCAGGGACGCCGCCGACCGGGGCCGCCCGGCCCGCCGGGACCGCCGCCGCCGAACTGGAGCTGGTTCGGCGCGCGCTCGCCCTCGCGCTTGAGCTTCACGCCGTACAGCACGCCGATGCCGAGGCCGGCGAGGTGCGCGAACTGCGCGACGCCGCCCGCGCCGATGCCGCCGCCGGCCGTCGAGACGAAGATTGAGTAGCCGGCGAACAGCAGCGTCGC
Protein-coding sequences here:
- a CDS encoding endonuclease V yields the protein MEVVRPEFLPDPDRSREEMEDLQREIAATASFEDDFGFDVADVELGESPTDAPTAAESVGEQVTLTDGDAPVVVGVDQAFVGDDYSVSAAVAIRDGRVVERAAGRAELELPYIPGLLAFREGDAIVDALESLSVEPDVLVLDGSGRIHFRQAGLATHVGVLFDVPAVGVAKNLLCGTPREPLDDPLPEGARVAIEADDSMDVPDGTVVGYAYQSRQYPNPEQRHVNPLIVSPGHRVSAETTVDVVEATCTGYKLPAPTRLADQYADDLKD